A stretch of Lysinibacillus agricola DNA encodes these proteins:
- a CDS encoding DUF1033 family protein: protein MYTIIYMKADYEPWWKFEGWETFIQTNETFETEEQFESALQRKLHHFRLTYDNEATKEGKFWAFWSEDESVFCEACDDDVQIYHGIIALKSDELK, encoded by the coding sequence ATGTATACAATCATTTACATGAAAGCTGATTATGAGCCTTGGTGGAAATTTGAAGGCTGGGAGACTTTTATTCAAACAAATGAAACGTTTGAGACGGAAGAACAATTTGAGTCAGCATTACAAAGAAAATTGCATCACTTTCGTTTAACATATGACAATGAGGCAACTAAAGAAGGGAAGTTTTGGGCTTTTTGGTCAGAGGATGAGAGTGTTTTCTGTGAAGCCTGTGATGATGATGTCCAAATATATCACGGTATTATCGCTTTAAAATCTGACGAATTGAAATAA
- a CDS encoding cold-shock protein → MKQGTVKWFNSEKGFGFIEVEGENDVFVHFSAIQGEGFKTLDEGQKVEFEVVDGNRGPQAANVTKL, encoded by the coding sequence ATGAAACAAGGTACAGTAAAATGGTTTAACTCAGAAAAAGGTTTTGGATTCATCGAAGTTGAAGGTGAAAACGACGTATTCGTACACTTCTCAGCTATCCAAGGCGAAGGTTTCAAAACTCTTGACGAAGGTCAAAAAGTGGAATTCGAAGTTGTAGATGGCAACCGCGGACCACAAGCTGCTAACGTAACTAAACTTTAA
- a CDS encoding S1C family serine protease, with product MHDIHRSTKDEELTEEELIELVLDEQQKALAQEQEEHQQGKKPKKQKPIVKWIVWSMAFVLFLNTFALIFQIYSIPAIEFLKVSAQLSAQEDIKTYKKAVVEISTGSSKGTGFAISPDGLIVTNAHVVEDAQTLLVIFPEEGLMEAKLLQSFPDVDLALLQVTGDELPSLSLAENPSYSKNEHVYFIGNPLAFTGIANEGTLLESTPLEDWQEPVMMMEAPVYRGNSGSPVINADGEVIGIVFATMKHEPYGRVGLFVPVQVLHRILNK from the coding sequence ATGCATGATATACATAGGTCAACAAAAGATGAAGAATTGACGGAAGAAGAATTGATTGAGCTTGTCCTCGATGAACAGCAAAAAGCGTTAGCGCAAGAACAAGAAGAACACCAGCAAGGTAAAAAGCCAAAAAAACAAAAACCAATTGTAAAATGGATTGTCTGGAGTATGGCATTTGTGTTGTTTCTGAATACATTTGCACTTATCTTTCAAATTTACTCCATCCCAGCTATTGAATTTTTAAAGGTGTCAGCACAACTATCAGCGCAAGAAGATATAAAAACATATAAAAAAGCCGTGGTAGAAATCTCTACAGGTTCTAGTAAAGGTACTGGTTTTGCGATTTCTCCTGATGGTCTTATTGTAACTAACGCACACGTTGTAGAAGATGCTCAAACATTATTAGTCATTTTTCCTGAGGAAGGGTTAATGGAAGCCAAGTTACTGCAAAGCTTTCCAGATGTTGATTTAGCATTATTGCAAGTAACTGGTGATGAGCTACCTTCCCTATCGCTTGCTGAAAATCCTAGCTATAGCAAAAATGAGCATGTATATTTCATCGGTAATCCACTAGCTTTTACGGGCATTGCTAATGAAGGAACTTTACTTGAGTCAACCCCTCTTGAGGATTGGCAGGAACCTGTAATGATGATGGAGGCCCCTGTTTATCGAGGAAACAGTGGGAGTCCTGTCATAAATGCCGATGGTGAGGTTATCGGAATCGTCTTTGCAACGATGAAACATGAGCCATACGGTCGTGTTGGTTTGTTTGTACCTGTTCAAGTGTTACATCGTATATTAAATAAATAA
- a CDS encoding DinB family protein, whose amino-acid sequence MYRQVDDFLNEWSASAQGTIQVLKAVTDEKLEQSIVEGHSTLGWLGWHLVGAAGYFSFLAGLKVPMIRQEDPIPSTAAEIVAAYENVANSVKEAAAKLSDEELLEEVKGFNGPAKRGALLRVLIDHQTHHRGQMTVLLRQAGLPVPGVLGPTKEMQ is encoded by the coding sequence ATGTATAGACAAGTAGATGATTTTTTAAATGAATGGTCAGCATCAGCACAAGGAACTATTCAAGTATTAAAAGCCGTAACGGATGAAAAGCTAGAGCAAAGTATCGTGGAAGGTCACAGTACACTTGGCTGGTTAGGTTGGCATTTAGTTGGTGCTGCTGGTTATTTCAGTTTCTTAGCAGGTTTAAAGGTACCAATGATTCGTCAAGAAGATCCTATCCCATCTACAGCTGCTGAAATTGTAGCTGCTTACGAAAACGTAGCAAATAGTGTGAAAGAAGCAGCGGCAAAGCTATCAGATGAAGAACTGCTGGAGGAAGTAAAGGGCTTTAATGGACCAGCTAAAAGAGGTGCATTATTGCGTGTATTAATCGATCATCAAACGCATCATCGTGGACAAATGACGGTGCTCCTACGTCAAGCGGGCTTACCAGTACCAGGCGTATTGGGACCAACGAAGGAAATGCAATAA
- a CDS encoding sigma-70 family RNA polymerase sigma factor, whose translation MKKAQKGHDEAFLSLFQQYEVDIYRMAYVYVKNKEDALDVVQEVAYQSFKKIDTLKKPEYFKTWLMKITMNCAINLIKKNRKVVLIRSEYEEFIETEEEDIPLTLSLQDLIDGLEMEEKSVVLLRFYQNYTFKEIAELLDMPLGTAKSVLYRALKKLRNKYFEGDDVNE comes from the coding sequence GTGAAAAAAGCTCAAAAAGGGCATGACGAAGCCTTTTTATCGCTTTTCCAACAATATGAAGTAGATATTTATCGAATGGCTTATGTATATGTCAAAAACAAAGAAGATGCTTTAGACGTAGTTCAAGAAGTAGCCTATCAATCATTTAAAAAGATAGATACATTGAAAAAACCAGAATATTTTAAAACCTGGCTGATGAAAATTACGATGAACTGTGCAATCAATTTAATTAAAAAAAATAGAAAGGTGGTTCTAATAAGATCAGAATACGAGGAGTTTATAGAAACCGAAGAAGAAGATATTCCTCTTACTTTATCACTACAGGACTTGATAGATGGTTTGGAGATGGAAGAAAAAAGTGTTGTACTTTTAAGGTTTTATCAAAATTATACCTTTAAAGAAATTGCCGAGCTGTTAGATATGCCATTAGGAACCGCAAAATCGGTTTTATATAGAGCTTTAAAGAAACTTAGAAATAAATATTTTGAAGGAGATGATGTTAATGAGTAA
- a CDS encoding MFS transporter — protein MVDFYLYGSTGLVFTTLFFPSTNPAISILIAFATFGAGYAARPIGSLIFGHMGDRVGRKASLMLTLIGMGGSSFLIGLLPTYAQIGLLAPTLLVMLRLIQGIALGGEWGGAVLLATESATKGVRGFFGSIPQLCVRDI, from the coding sequence GTGGTCGATTTTTATTTGTATGGCTCAACGGGATTAGTTTTTACAACATTATTTTTCCCTTCGACTAATCCAGCAATCTCTATTTTAATCGCATTTGCTACTTTTGGGGCTGGATATGCGGCACGTCCAATTGGAAGTTTAATATTTGGACATATGGGTGACCGTGTTGGAAGGAAAGCCTCGCTTATGCTCACTCTAATAGGAATGGGGGGTAGTTCCTTTTTGATAGGTTTATTACCTACCTATGCACAAATAGGATTACTCGCGCCAACGCTATTAGTAATGTTGAGACTTATTCAAGGGATAGCACTTGGGGGTGAATGGGGTGGTGCAGTGTTACTAGCTACTGAATCGGCTACCAAAGGTGTACGAGGTTTCTTTGGTTCCATTCCACAGCTTTGTGTTAGGGACATTTAG
- a CDS encoding MFS transporter — MVPFHSFVLGTFSFTIISSLTTEAQFMAWGWRLPFLFSAVLIVLAIWIRSGIEEIPEFKCKKDSGELAKLPIVQVFKYNKKDIFRIIGLKIGDGFFNMFLMSFILVYATTYIGYTRDVALFTLTLSCATMIVTIPLVGYFSDFIGRKKIYIGGLITMLLLAIPYFVMIPINSTYFFMLQIILLGVVWAAIFATQGTFFSELFPANVRYTGLSFGYQIAAAIVGFGPMLWTSLATEYGSSPYLFRTLMIAGLLLSLLLAIFAPDTRMITQYEESVENVQEDECMSDAQVEVAMTTSTK, encoded by the coding sequence TTGGTTCCATTCCACAGCTTTGTGTTAGGGACATTTAGTTTTACAATTATTTCTTCGTTAACGACAGAAGCACAATTTATGGCATGGGGATGGCGTTTACCATTTCTTTTTAGCGCAGTTTTAATCGTATTAGCGATATGGATTCGAAGCGGGATCGAAGAAATACCTGAATTTAAATGCAAGAAGGACAGTGGCGAATTAGCTAAATTACCAATTGTCCAAGTGTTTAAGTATAACAAAAAAGATATTTTCCGCATTATTGGTTTAAAAATAGGGGATGGATTCTTTAATATGTTTTTAATGTCGTTTATTTTGGTGTATGCAACTACGTATATAGGCTATACAAGGGATGTCGCGTTATTTACTCTAACATTAAGCTGTGCAACAATGATTGTCACAATTCCACTTGTTGGGTATTTTTCGGATTTTATAGGTCGGAAGAAAATTTATATTGGTGGACTTATAACAATGTTACTGCTAGCTATTCCATATTTCGTAATGATTCCGATCAATTCAACCTATTTCTTTATGTTGCAAATCATTTTACTTGGTGTCGTATGGGCAGCTATTTTTGCGACTCAAGGTACGTTTTTCTCTGAATTATTCCCGGCGAATGTTCGCTATACGGGGCTATCCTTTGGCTATCAAATCGCCGCTGCGATAGTCGGTTTCGGGCCAATGCTATGGACATCTTTAGCAACTGAATATGGGTCATCACCTTATTTATTTAGGACATTAATGATAGCGGGGCTTCTTTTGTCACTGCTACTTGCAATATTTGCACCTGATACTCGAATGATTACTCAATATGAAGAATCTGTCGAGAATGTACAAGAAGATGAATGCATGTCAGATGCTCAAGTGGAAGTGGCAATGACAACCTCTACAAAGTAA
- a CDS encoding ABC-F family ATP-binding cassette domain-containing protein, which produces MIQVSNVGLRYGDRKLFEDVNIKFTPGNCYGLIGANGAGKSTFLKILSGEIEAQEGNVSMGKDERLSVLKQNHFEYDEFNVLDTVVMGNKRLWEVKAEKDAIYAKEDFSDEDGMRAAELEGEFADLNGWEADSEAATLLNGLGIGDELHYMLMADLEGSDKVKVLLAQALFGKPDVLLLDEPTNHLDLKAIQWLEEFLINFENTVIVVSHDRHFLNKVCTHIADLDFSKIQLYVGNYDFWYESSQLAQKMMADQNKKKEEKIKELQAFVARFSANASKSSQATSRKKMLDKIELDDIKPSSRKYPFINFQTGREIGNDVLTVEGLSASNEGETLFKDIRFSMNKEDKIILLGNPMAKTALLDILMDERKADAGTVKWGVTTSQSYFENDHDKYFEGSEKSLVEWLRQYSPDDETESFLRGFLGRMLFSGEEVKKSPSVLSGGEKVRCMLSKMMLATANVVLLDEPTNHLDLESIQALNEGLMRFKGAMLFTSHDHQFIQTIANRVIEIREDGTILDKLLTYDEFLEWKDSQGLN; this is translated from the coding sequence ATGATTCAAGTAAGTAATGTAGGTCTTCGCTATGGCGATCGTAAACTATTTGAAGACGTAAATATAAAATTCACACCGGGGAATTGCTACGGTTTAATCGGGGCAAATGGTGCTGGTAAATCAACATTTTTAAAAATTCTTTCTGGTGAAATTGAAGCGCAAGAAGGAAACGTATCAATGGGTAAGGACGAACGTTTATCAGTCCTTAAACAAAACCACTTTGAATACGATGAATTCAATGTATTAGATACAGTTGTTATGGGGAACAAACGTCTTTGGGAAGTAAAAGCTGAAAAAGACGCTATCTACGCAAAAGAAGACTTTTCTGATGAGGATGGCATGCGTGCTGCTGAATTAGAGGGTGAATTCGCTGACCTAAATGGTTGGGAAGCTGACTCAGAAGCAGCAACATTATTAAACGGGTTAGGGATTGGCGACGAGCTTCACTATATGCTAATGGCTGACCTTGAAGGTTCTGACAAAGTCAAAGTATTATTAGCACAAGCTCTATTTGGTAAACCAGACGTTCTATTACTAGATGAGCCTACCAACCACCTTGACTTAAAAGCAATCCAATGGTTAGAAGAATTCTTAATTAACTTTGAAAATACGGTTATTGTCGTATCCCATGACCGTCACTTCTTAAATAAAGTGTGTACGCATATCGCGGATTTAGACTTCTCTAAAATCCAATTATATGTTGGGAACTATGACTTCTGGTATGAGTCTAGCCAATTAGCACAAAAAATGATGGCAGACCAAAACAAGAAGAAAGAAGAAAAGATTAAAGAGCTACAAGCATTCGTTGCTCGTTTCTCTGCGAACGCTTCGAAATCAAGCCAAGCGACTTCTCGTAAGAAAATGTTGGATAAAATCGAGCTTGACGACATTAAACCTTCTAGCCGAAAATATCCATTCATCAACTTCCAAACTGGCCGTGAAATCGGTAATGATGTATTAACAGTGGAAGGCCTTTCAGCAAGCAATGAAGGCGAAACACTATTTAAAGATATTCGCTTTTCGATGAACAAAGAGGATAAAATCATTTTACTTGGTAATCCAATGGCAAAAACGGCTCTTCTTGATATTCTAATGGACGAAAGAAAAGCAGATGCTGGTACAGTCAAATGGGGCGTAACAACATCCCAAAGCTACTTTGAAAATGATCACGATAAATACTTCGAAGGTTCAGAGAAATCATTAGTGGAATGGTTACGTCAATATTCTCCTGATGATGAAACAGAAAGCTTCTTACGCGGCTTCTTAGGTCGTATGCTATTCTCTGGTGAAGAAGTGAAAAAATCTCCTTCAGTTTTATCAGGAGGCGAAAAAGTTCGTTGTATGCTATCTAAAATGATGCTTGCCACTGCAAACGTTGTTTTACTAGATGAACCAACGAACCACCTTGACCTTGAATCTATTCAAGCACTAAACGAAGGACTTATGCGCTTCAAAGGTGCGATGCTCTTTACATCTCATGACCATCAGTTCATCCAAACAATTGCGAACCGTGTCATCGAAATCCGTGAAGACGGCACAATTTTAGATAAACTATTAACTTATGATGAATTCCTAGAGTGGAAAGATAGCCAAGGCTTAAACTAA
- a CDS encoding LysE family transporter has protein sequence MFSLGCAVGDMVYAVLSVLGIALLLQSSVIFQAILWIGGTIMLSYLTYQAFRDFIYPKSIKMEGAEIEKKSLWGYFFTGIWLVVSAPTTLVWFATVGGSVVGTTIDSSTEQSLLPFFMGFTTVSILWGALLSYLNSIDGIK, from the coding sequence ATCTTTTCTCTAGGTTGTGCAGTAGGTGATATGGTATATGCTGTGTTATCAGTATTAGGAATTGCGTTGTTATTACAATCAAGTGTTATTTTTCAGGCGATATTATGGATTGGTGGAACAATTATGCTAAGTTATTTAACATATCAAGCATTTAGAGATTTCATTTATCCTAAATCAATCAAAATGGAAGGGGCCGAGATTGAAAAGAAATCTTTGTGGGGGTACTTTTTTACAGGAATTTGGTTAGTCGTATCTGCTCCAACCACATTAGTCTGGTTTGCAACAGTTGGGGGAAGTGTAGTAGGTACAACCATTGACAGTTCTACTGAGCAAAGCTTATTGCCATTCTTCATGGGATTTACAACAGTTTCGATACTTTGGGGAGCTTTACTTTCTTATTTAAATAGTATAGATGGAATAAAGTAA
- a CDS encoding FAD-dependent oxidoreductase, with amino-acid sequence MGKGLVWSSILILVILLGIGSYYLITEIRSEMAHKKLVENYEKPISKENINEEYDVIVIGGEPEGVAAAVSSARNGAKTLLVESREELGGLFTYGMLNFLDIPRNDAKRPVSMGIFKEWHDLVRGKDAFGILDAKAAFKKLVDDEPNLTLSVQTEVINANLDKNQLTSVKLKNKYGTYVVKGKAFIDATQDADFAAMSKVPYFMGGEDIGIKDKRMAVTLMIHLKNVDWDKVKQAANSNTFGGAHLNDSVMWGFTKLHDDYKPVQEGTRLRGLNLAKVDDEYYINALQIFGIDGLNERSKQEAIEKGKKETEHILRYLQEKFPGFENAEIVSYPEELYVRETRHIWTEYQLPMSDVWKNSDHWDSIGLAAYPVDVQAQTPHDYGYVISTPKQYAIPFRSLVPKEIDGLLVVGRSAGYSSLAAGSARVVPTGMVTGQAAGVAAALAIKDDVTFRAMSENKKLINTLREDLKKQGAFVDPFNMDYPYKGEWYDKSIQTLINSGLVVGGYSNDLHVEDSATKIKFAKMLKEGVQRACPEKMKALGDKLDTVIYKVANKESGPITRDEVAEFLTEVLVGKSSANNWDLLMEKGVISETLAKRISENKELKLKELYAIMADVIHYAEKEHSSECSFSL; translated from the coding sequence ATGGGCAAAGGTTTAGTGTGGTCATCCATTTTAATATTAGTAATTTTACTAGGGATAGGAAGCTATTATTTAATAACAGAGATTAGAAGTGAAATGGCACATAAAAAACTTGTGGAAAACTATGAAAAGCCAATTTCTAAAGAAAATATAAATGAAGAATATGATGTGATTGTCATTGGTGGAGAACCAGAAGGAGTTGCTGCTGCAGTATCATCAGCTCGTAATGGAGCAAAAACACTTCTAGTTGAAAGTCGTGAGGAATTAGGAGGGCTATTTACGTATGGAATGCTAAATTTCCTTGATATACCTCGAAATGACGCTAAACGACCAGTCAGTATGGGTATTTTTAAAGAATGGCACGATCTTGTTAGAGGGAAAGATGCATTTGGAATTTTAGATGCTAAGGCTGCCTTTAAAAAGCTTGTCGATGACGAACCAAATTTAACGCTTTCTGTACAAACAGAAGTCATAAATGCCAATCTTGACAAGAATCAGCTAACATCAGTGAAATTAAAAAATAAATATGGTACGTATGTCGTGAAAGGTAAGGCATTCATTGATGCTACACAGGATGCTGATTTTGCTGCAATGTCAAAAGTTCCTTATTTCATGGGTGGAGAAGATATTGGCATCAAGGATAAAAGAATGGCTGTTACCTTGATGATTCACTTAAAAAATGTTGATTGGGATAAGGTGAAGCAAGCAGCAAACTCAAATACTTTCGGTGGTGCTCACCTAAATGATTCAGTCATGTGGGGGTTTACAAAGCTTCATGATGACTATAAGCCAGTACAAGAAGGTACGAGATTACGAGGCTTGAATTTAGCAAAAGTAGATGATGAATATTATATTAACGCTTTACAAATTTTTGGAATCGATGGTTTGAATGAACGTTCAAAACAGGAAGCAATCGAAAAAGGAAAGAAAGAGACAGAACATATTTTACGTTATTTGCAAGAGAAGTTTCCTGGCTTTGAAAATGCTGAAATTGTGAGTTATCCGGAGGAACTATATGTCAGAGAAACAAGACATATATGGACAGAATACCAATTACCGATGTCCGATGTTTGGAAGAATAGTGATCACTGGGATAGTATTGGCTTGGCTGCGTATCCAGTTGATGTACAAGCACAAACACCTCATGATTATGGATATGTTATTTCGACTCCAAAACAATACGCTATTCCTTTCCGTTCTTTAGTACCCAAAGAAATCGATGGCTTGCTTGTTGTGGGTCGTTCTGCAGGTTATTCATCGCTCGCAGCGGGAAGTGCACGTGTCGTTCCAACGGGTATGGTGACTGGGCAAGCAGCGGGAGTAGCGGCAGCATTAGCGATTAAAGACGACGTAACCTTTAGAGCAATGAGCGAGAACAAAAAACTCATCAATACCTTAAGGGAAGATTTAAAAAAACAAGGGGCTTTTGTAGATCCATTTAATATGGATTATCCATATAAAGGTGAATGGTATGATAAATCCATTCAAACATTAATCAATTCCGGACTCGTTGTTGGTGGTTATTCCAATGACTTACATGTTGAAGATTCAGCAACAAAGATTAAGTTTGCGAAAATGCTAAAAGAAGGCGTTCAACGTGCTTGTCCAGAGAAAATGAAAGCGCTAGGAGACAAGCTGGATACCGTTATCTATAAAGTAGCTAATAAAGAAAGTGGCCCAATTACAAGAGATGAAGTTGCAGAATTCTTGACGGAAGTATTAGTAGGCAAGTCAAGTGCAAACAACTGGGATCTATTGATGGAAAAAGGGGTTATCAGTGAAACATTAGCAAAAAGAATTTCTGAAAACAAGGAACTAAAATTAAAAGAGCTGTATGCCATTATGGCTGATGTCATCCATTATGCAGAAAAGGAACATTCCTCGGAATGTTCCTTTTCCTTATAG
- the argS gene encoding arginine--tRNA ligase — MSMNTQIAKSIAMALNNELTVTEIQNLLEKPRNLDLGDVAFPCFTLAKKFGKSPQSIATDIQNNLSCDVIQEVQVVGGYVNIFYHQPTITQQVLNQIVKEKNLYGTHQASKGNVVLDFSSPNIAKPFSMGHLRSTVIGNALANIAEKIGYKAIRINHLGDWGTQFGKLIVAYKKWGDQQTIEAAPIEELLKIYVKFHEEAEQNDTLNEQARAAFKALEDGDEEALALWRWFREASLEEFKTIYQLLGIAFDSFDGEAFYNDKMVAVVEELEEKELLVKSDGAYVVEIDNMPPCLITKTDGATLYATRDLAAAFYRQQQYDPKKIFYVVGNEQSLHFNQLCKVIEKMGYDWAKDLQHVPFGMILKEGKKMSTRKGKIVLLADVLKEAIATAKRNIEEKNPKLEHKESVAHQVGVGAVIFNDLKNDRLHDIEFSIGNMMNFEGETGPYIQYTYARISSLLEKSEEKSNEVSLATLGEQAWPVILLLEQFPKVITNAFEQADPSQIAKYALQLARLFNKYYAQNKVLVDDNLRSSRLAFCQCVAIVLKESLALLGIAAPKHM; from the coding sequence ATGAGCATGAATACACAAATCGCGAAAAGCATTGCTATGGCATTAAATAACGAACTGACGGTCACTGAAATTCAAAATTTACTAGAAAAACCGAGAAATTTAGACTTAGGAGATGTGGCATTTCCGTGCTTTACATTAGCTAAAAAGTTTGGGAAATCCCCTCAAAGTATCGCCACTGATATTCAAAATAATTTAAGCTGTGACGTCATACAAGAGGTTCAAGTGGTAGGTGGATATGTCAATATATTTTACCATCAGCCAACGATTACACAGCAGGTGCTTAACCAAATAGTAAAAGAAAAAAATTTATATGGAACTCATCAGGCATCAAAGGGAAATGTAGTTTTGGATTTTTCTTCACCTAATATAGCGAAGCCTTTTTCTATGGGCCATTTACGTTCTACAGTGATCGGCAATGCTTTGGCCAACATTGCTGAGAAAATTGGCTATAAAGCAATTCGTATTAATCATTTAGGTGACTGGGGAACACAGTTTGGCAAATTAATCGTAGCCTATAAAAAATGGGGCGATCAGCAAACTATTGAAGCTGCCCCAATAGAGGAACTATTAAAAATATATGTGAAGTTTCATGAAGAAGCGGAGCAGAATGACACCCTCAATGAACAAGCACGTGCCGCATTTAAAGCATTAGAAGATGGGGATGAAGAGGCGTTAGCTCTATGGCGATGGTTTAGAGAGGCATCACTCGAAGAATTCAAGACCATTTATCAACTGCTTGGGATTGCCTTTGATTCATTCGATGGGGAGGCCTTCTACAATGACAAAATGGTTGCTGTTGTCGAGGAGCTGGAAGAAAAAGAGCTGCTTGTTAAATCTGATGGCGCTTATGTCGTTGAAATAGACAATATGCCACCATGTTTAATAACTAAAACAGACGGTGCAACGCTTTATGCTACACGTGATTTAGCAGCTGCTTTTTATCGTCAACAACAATACGATCCTAAAAAAATATTTTATGTTGTAGGGAATGAACAATCTCTTCATTTTAACCAATTATGTAAGGTCATTGAGAAGATGGGATACGATTGGGCAAAAGACTTACAGCATGTGCCTTTTGGGATGATCCTAAAAGAGGGTAAAAAAATGTCAACCCGTAAAGGGAAGATCGTTTTATTAGCAGATGTACTAAAGGAAGCGATTGCTACGGCGAAACGAAATATCGAGGAAAAAAATCCAAAGCTAGAGCATAAAGAGAGCGTCGCACATCAGGTTGGTGTAGGAGCGGTTATTTTTAATGATTTAAAAAATGATCGTCTACATGATATTGAGTTTTCCATTGGAAACATGATGAATTTCGAGGGAGAAACGGGGCCATATATTCAATATACTTATGCACGTATCTCATCTCTTTTAGAAAAATCAGAGGAAAAGAGTAACGAAGTATCTCTCGCAACATTAGGTGAGCAAGCATGGCCAGTTATTTTATTATTGGAACAGTTTCCGAAAGTAATTACCAACGCTTTTGAGCAAGCAGATCCATCACAAATTGCTAAATATGCCTTACAATTAGCGCGTCTATTTAATAAATATTATGCGCAAAATAAAGTATTGGTCGATGACAACCTAAGAAGCTCACGATTAGCATTTTGTCAATGTGTAGCCATTGTTTTAAAAGAATCGCTAGCACTGTTAGGGATTGCTGCACCTAAACATATGTAA
- a CDS encoding CynX/NimT family MFS transporter, which translates to MEKKQWRVSMVLVVVSIFFVALNMRPAVTGIGPLFNVLLESLHVSNTKMSYLTSIPVFCMGLFAPFAVPLQRKLGTKTAIALLIIIIALANGLRFLKESYVLLVVTSFAAGFAIALIGPMLNAYIKRKFPNRFTTVVGIYSFGIGTGATLSAALTVTFYNRFNGSWTIALGSWSVLAIIALCIWILAIQNEEVELSDTDIMPENVARNPWKDVRAWTILIYFGLQTSLFFSIMSWLAPMLQDKGYSLVAASSMLTFMSIVQMVGNILVPILMEKWSSRIKWLFSLGILGIIGFALLWVGSGALLWMAVLIIGVVLSGLFPIGLLLPLDESKNDEEANSWSSMVLSGGFMISAIIPILIGYCYDVTGNHSFTYAIFMTLMLGIVVTTIILKKK; encoded by the coding sequence ATGGAGAAGAAGCAATGGCGTGTTTCCATGGTACTTGTGGTTGTTAGTATTTTTTTCGTTGCGCTCAATATGCGCCCAGCAGTCACAGGAATTGGACCACTATTTAATGTACTTTTGGAGTCGCTCCATGTATCAAATACAAAAATGAGTTATTTAACATCTATTCCGGTGTTTTGTATGGGACTCTTTGCACCATTCGCAGTACCATTACAACGAAAACTCGGAACAAAAACTGCTATCGCGCTCTTAATAATCATCATTGCATTAGCGAATGGGCTACGTTTTTTAAAAGAAAGTTATGTTTTACTTGTTGTCACAAGCTTTGCTGCAGGATTCGCCATTGCGCTTATTGGACCAATGTTAAACGCTTATATAAAGAGGAAATTCCCAAACCGTTTTACTACGGTTGTAGGTATTTATTCATTTGGAATAGGAACAGGGGCAACACTGAGTGCAGCACTCACAGTAACATTTTATAATCGTTTTAATGGGAGCTGGACGATAGCGCTCGGCAGTTGGTCAGTACTAGCAATAATTGCTCTATGCATATGGATACTGGCTATACAAAACGAGGAGGTCGAGCTATCAGATACAGATATAATGCCTGAAAATGTAGCAAGAAATCCGTGGAAAGATGTCCGCGCTTGGACAATATTAATTTATTTTGGCTTACAAACATCGTTGTTCTTCTCAATAATGTCATGGCTAGCACCGATGTTACAGGATAAGGGCTATTCCCTTGTCGCTGCAAGCTCTATGCTAACATTTATGTCCATTGTACAAATGGTAGGAAATATTTTGGTCCCTATACTAATGGAAAAATGGTCGAGTCGAATCAAGTGGCTTTTTTCTTTAGGGATCTTAGGTATTATCGGCTTTGCGCTACTATGGGTAGGCTCCGGTGCTTTATTGTGGATGGCGGTGTTAATAATAGGCGTCGTATTAAGTGGCTTATTTCCAATCGGTTTATTGTTACCATTGGACGAGTCCAAAAATGACGAGGAGGCAAATAGCTGGTCATCTATGGTGCTTTCAGGTGGGTTTATGATCAGCGCTATTATTCCTATACTTATTGGTTATTGCTATGATGTGACTGGTAATCATTCATTTACCTATGCTATTTTTATGACATTGATGCTTGGCATTGTAGTTACTACAATCATTCTAAAGAAAAAATAA